The stretch of DNA ATCTGAGTGTAATAATGCTACGGATGCGTATACTTATTTTTCTGGTTTATCGCAGTACACTTACACTTACTAAAGGTAGTACCTATTCTTTAAATGTTACTGAAGGATTGCAAAGCAGCGATATTTCTGTTTTGGATTGATTATAATCAAAATCAACTTTTTGAAGCCAGTGAATGGAATCAGGTTACTGTAGGTTCTTCGGTTGGTGTAGCAAGTAGTGTTTCAATAACGATTCCTGGAAGTGCTGCTTCTGGATTAACCCGCATGGCGAATCCGCACTAGAAATACCGGTTTTCGAACGGTTCAGGTGATGCATGTACTTCATTTGGCCCAGGTGTAGAAGATTATGATATTACAATTGTTGAGGTGGTGCGGAACCGGTTGTATTTCAATTTCTCAATATCCTGCCAATACTATTACAGGACCTACTTCAAACGGACAAACAGTTGTTATCACCCTTCAACAGGAACTACTTGTAATTACTCAGGCGAAGAGGGTGTTCTTTCTTTAACTGCGGAAACTATACACTGCCCTCCGGTAATCCAACCGATTATTTTACTGTAACTACAACAACTAGCACAGTATTATTTACTGGTTCAACGCCTTTAACATTTTCAATCGCCGCTGCAGGTACCTATCAATCGCACATATTTTCAAGGTCAAGTTGTGTGACCGATAATATAGCGTGGTGTATCTATCACACGAAATGGAGCAACAACAGCACCAACTGTAACAACTACAGCGGTAAGTGCTGTAACAACTACCACAGGAAGTACCGGTGGAAACGTTACAAGTGCAGGAAGTGCTACTGTTACCCCTCGTGGAGTTTGTTATGCAACTGCAGACAATCCTACCACCTTAGACGCAACTGTTGTGAGCGGTTCTGGTACTGGATCCTTTGTTTCAAATTTAAACTCTTTAACTCCTGGAACTACTTACCATGTTCGCGCATTTGCTACTAGTAGCGCAGAACATCTTATGATTTGACAGAGGTTTTACCTAATACAGCATCAGCAACCGGTTGTATTGCTACAACCATGTATCCTCAAAGTGTAATTGCGGGGTCCAACGACCAATGGTCAAACAGTAACCATTATTACCGACCAATATGCCGGTGAATATTGTGAAATTACGCTGGTTGCAGGATCTTTTCGGCAGGTTCTTCAGTAACAACGGAATTATTTAACTGTTACTACTACCACCAACTCAATGCACCTACAAGTGGAATTCAGCCTGTAATTTTTCTGTTGCAGCTGCAGGTACTTATAGAGTGCATGTGTTTAAAAACTGCTTGTTTAACTGAAGCCGTTTCAAGAACAACACTATGACAAAACTTGGTATACCTACCGTAACTACAACTGCAGCATCAGCAATAACAGCAGGTTCAGCCACTACCGGTGGAAATGTAACCAGTGCAGGAACTGGAACTGTTACTACACGAGGTGTTTGTTATGCAACTACTGCTAATCCTACTACAGCAAATTCAATAGTAGCTAGTGGAACCGGAACCGGAGCCTTCACAGCGAACCTAACAGGATTAGCAATGGGAACTACTTATCATTTTAGAGCTTACGCCACCAACGCGTCAGGACAGCCTATGGTGCTGATTTAACTTTCACAACCACCTCTCAAGCGCCTCCCGGTTACTACAACAGCAGCAAGTACGATAACCACACAGCTAACAGTGATGGAAACGTTACCAGCATTGGTAGTTCGGCCGTTACATCTCGTGGTATTTGCTATGCAACTACAGCCAATCCAACTTTAGCAAATACCGTTGTTTCTGGTGGAAGTGGTGCAGGAAGCTTCGTTTCTAATATAACAGGTTTAACTCCTAATACAACTTATTATGTTCGTGCCTATGCTACAAACACTTCAGGAACAGCATACGGTACTCAAATTTCTTTTGCAACTACCAATCCAACTCCTCCAACTGTTACATCAACAGCTGCTTCAGCAATTAGCTATTTTACTACCAATGCAGGTGGAAGCGTAACAGCTGGTGGTTCATCTCCTGTTACTGATCGAGGAGTATGCTATAGCACTAATCCAAGTCCAACAATTGCTAATTCAAAGGTTTCAGGTGGAACCGGAACCGGAGTATTTAGTGTTGGATTAACAGGTCTTTCAGGAAGTACAACTCATCTTCCGTGCCTATGCCTACAAATAGTGTTGGTACCTCTTACGGAAGTGATTTAACCTTTCACCTAAACCCTTGTATTAATAGTACTGAAGCATATTTAACAAATTTAGCATTTGTTGATGCTGCCGTTGCAAATCAATATTCAACTTACTTTAGTACTTACCTAACTCCCAATGCTCAAGGTTTACCTGGATTGCAAGCCACTGTTAATACCAATGGACTCAATCCTTATAATTTGGTGAATGTAGGATTGCCTGTGCGTTTTAAAGTGAAATGTTATAATAATAAAACAAACGGAACTTCTATAGTTAGTGGATTGTGCAAACTTAGAACTACTGATCCAAAAATTTCTATCACAGATAGTACTGCAGGATTAAATAATGTTGGTTGGCACAATGAAGCTTGGTCAACAGATGAATTCGAAATTTGGGTTTCAAATAGTGTAACTAGCAGTTATACTGCTTATGTTGAAGTTTTGGTTACAGAAGGTCCTAATAACTATTATACGAAATGTATTCCTATTCCAATTAAACCATTTAGTGTTGCTGTTTTGGATGTTGACGATGATAACAATCCGGATAGCAATGGTAACAACAATGATCAAGCTGAGTATAACGAAACCGTAGAATTTTTACCTTACATCAATAATAGTTCAACTTTTTCTGCATCTAAAGTTGCCGGATTTATTCAAAATTTTGATTATTTATCGAATGTTTCTATTTGGGACAATCATCCGGGTTCTTCTGGAACTGTTTATTCACAAGGTTGGTGGAATTATAGTTTTGGTCAACCACAGCCCATTCCGCCGGTACACTAAACACTTTGCCTGAATACGATTTTGTATATGAGTATACTTATATACCTACCTATCGTTTTGACTTACATTTGATGATGGGTGCTGGTTTTGATTTGTTAAATTCTCCAAACAATTTAACATTAATGCGTTCATCAATTCCTTTAACATTTAATCCAAACGCACCTACTATTCCACCGAATGGAATTGCTACACTTGCTAAAAATAACGAAGTTGCAGTATATCCAAATCCATTTAATAACGAACTTGTGGTAGTAGTTAAAGGAGCATCTGCACAAACAAAAATATCAAATTTCAAATGCACTTGGAATGTTGGTACAGGAAGGATTCTTGTCAGGTGATAAATCAACAATTGATTTATCACAACTTGCAAGTGGTTTGTATACGCTTCATGTAAACGGACAAGCTGGAATTAAACTTTCTAAAGAATAAACCCGTTAGCTAATTTTAAATCCCCGGAAATTGAAAGATTTTCGGGGATTTTTATTTATAGAGTAAAAATATTGCTGGTCGCTTATGCAATTCAGGAACTTTGCTTTTCCATTCGCTGATAGATAGGGTTTTTATAAATTCACTAGGTAATGTTAAATCCAGCAACACAAAGTTTTGTAGCTGTTGAACAGTTTTTTAGTAAGTCTTCAAATAGATGATTATTACGAAAAGGAGTTTCAATAAAAATTTGTGTTTGATGCAAGCTTTGAACAAGTTTTTCAAGCTCTTTAATTTTTCTGATTCTATCGCTTCTGTCAATTGGTAAATAACCTTGAAATGCAAAGCTTTGACCATTAAAACCCGATGCCATCAATGCCAATAAAACAGAAGAGGGACCAATCAGTGGAATAACCTGAATGTTTTTTTGATGTGCTAACTTCACTGCCTCTGCGCCCGGGTCAGCTATTCCGGGACAACCGGCTTCAGATATTACTCCCATATTTTTACCTTCCAACAAAGGCTTCATTGTTGTTGAGAGTTCTGTAATATCTGTATGTTTGTCTAAAACATTTAAGGTTAATTCTTGCAAGGGTTTTTTAATTCCTAATTTTTTCAAATACTGACGTGCCCATTTTTCATTTTCAACCAGGTAATAATCAATTTCATTAATTATTTGATAAACCGAAGTGGGTATAGTTGAAACTGGATCAATTTCGCCAAGTGTGGTTGGTATTAAATAGAGTTTTCCTTTGTTCATTTTCTATTAGTTTATTTAGGAGCAGAAGTTTTAATTTTAATTAAAATTTAACTGCACTTAGTGAGGCATAAATCAAAGTAATTCTAAGCGCTTAGTTCCATTCTTGTATAGTTTTATCAATTGCGTTTGTCAACTTAACTGCAACACCTGTTTCTTTAGCAAATTTTTTCCAGTTCAAAACGGTAGTTTCAATTTCGTCAATGATCGAGATAGCTTGTTTGCACTTGATCGATTTTCCAATTGTGATTAAATCGCCTTTGGTTATTCCTTTTCGTTTTCCATTAATACTCAGCGCATGCTGACTTACCCATTGATGATTCGGATTATAAGTATGGCATAGATCATAAGCCGGGGCTAATTCCCATTGACAATCTTTCTTAAGCCTAAAAGCGAAGTTCTTTGTATGGTCGTCACAATTTCGCGAAATCACATTAAAGACCATTCTTCGAAATAATTGCTCAGCTTCGACATAACTTAGTTTAAGTTCACGCATGGTTTGAAATAGTTGCTCATAACTAAAACTCGTAACAACATTGTAATCAAAATGACTCATCGCACAAAAGGTTTGAATATGGTGTTTTATGTCCCCATTTTCCCTGTCGAACCGTTTTGTCATAAAGTGCGCCCTTTCATTTTCTTCCAATAACATTGAAGGCATCATTTCAATACCACAAGCAAGCGCCATGTTATAATAAGCCATTTCCACTCTTCCATAACCGCTAGTAGAGCCAACTTGAACGTCGTTTACTCCATCAAGTTTTAGCAACCAATGCTCAAAGCCTTTTGGGGCATTGGTTTGTCCAGAACGCACTTCAGCAGTCTTTTCATTATAGGCAATAACTGCCTTAGGTCTGGCACCACCGGCTGATGTACCAATTTTTAATATCTCCACAATAGCTTGTTCCTCCTCCTTTTTAAAATTAGCTGTGAAAGAGGTTTTTTGAGAAAGGAGTTTTTTTGCCTGGTCTACTAAACTTTCCATTTCGATTGTAAAAGTTCGCTTACCTTCTTTAAAAGCTGCAGGTTCAAACTCCAAGGCTCCCATACCTCTTGTTCCAATAAAGCATAACATTTCTACAGGATTCATACTGTTGGTTGCTCGCCCATTTTGTGCCAGCCAAATATCGATTAGCTGATTACCATACTTGTCGGGAAGCACATCTGCTAACAATCCGGGTAATCCTTTGAATGTATCGAAGGCAGTATTTTTAGACAGTTTTAATTCTGGAAAATTGAAAATATTTTTTGGGAATTGAATCGGCATTTTTAACGGAGATAAATCCCAGTTTAGTTTTTTGAAATTGTTGTCGTATTCAAATGTGGCTATACCACTGCTTTGGTCCCAAGCAACTGCACCAACCAATTCACCCCATATTTTTACAAATGCTGTGTTCATGATTACCAGCTTGATGTTGAGTTGGAGGATTTTGTGGAGCCACTTGCTCGTTTACGCTTTTTCAGTTCTTGTTTTGCTAGTTGAATTGGGCTTACTATAGGTTGAACAGTAAATACCTCGAGAATTGGTAATTGATCTAACACGCGCAATACTTGGAGCAGTGTAGCGATAGTAACCACCTCTCCTTTCTCTAGTAAACTCAAGGTTGAGCGACTAATACCGGCAGCAGTTGCAAGTGTATCTTGAGTTTTGTTTTGCTCCATACGCTTTTCTTTAATAAAACGCCCAATGTGCTCTGCGAGGGCTTTATCGCTCAATGAATTCCAGTTTATAGTTGAGAAAGTTTTCATGCTTACTTCAAATCAGTTAAATTAAAGTAGCAGCAAATATACGAAATTATACTTAATAATGCTTTAAAATGAATGATATATCATTCATTAATTTGTTTAAATATAAATAATGACTGATATACAATACAAATAATTGCATGGATTTACTTTCCGATACAAATTGTTAAGCTAAAATGTAAAGCCCTATCAATAAAGGGTTTCAGAGGTTGCGTATTTATTTGGGCAACAACTGGGCAACAAAACCCACTAAAACAAGTGCAAGTACAGCACAAAGAAAAGAAAAAATGTTGTTTAGTGTAGAGTGTGTTTGTCCTTATCATAAGCAAAAGGCGAAGATAAGTTTTTACACTATCTTAATTGACTAACAACTGCTTCCAATTGTAAGCCCATATACTGGCAGAACTCTTCAACGGTAACAACTTGGTGTTGCTGCTTGTTGAAGTACTCTTTAATCCTCTTAATAAGGTATCTACCATATCTGTCGCTTTTGCCTGTGATTATCTGAATGTCTTTCGGATAAATACACAGTCTATTCATTTTTAAAATACTCTTTTCATACTCTATCCATACATCAGGTATAAAGTAAACATTGCAAAGATAATATGTTTTTGTGAGTGGTAAAAGTGTGTTTGTTGGAATAATGTGGCAATAACGGAAATGTCGGAAGTGGTTATTTGTAGAGCCTTATAAAGCGTTATAGTTTTGTATCGTGATGAAGAAAATAATTGTATCGGTTTTGTTTTTAACGGCTTTTACAGCCGCTTTTTCGCAAGAAGAAGCAAGGGTGATGAAAGTTAAGGATGGCGATACATACGTTCTTAAAACGACTGCAAAGGAGCATACAATAAGGTTATTAAATGTTGATGCTCCCGAACTAAATCAACACTGGGGTTTTAACTCTTGGCTGAATGTAAAAGCCTTGATACTTGGTAAGGTGGTAAAGTTTGAAGTATTGAAAACTGATGTGTACGGTAGAGAATTGGCAATGGTATATGTGGATGGGCAAAGACTGGATGAAATACTTATTGCAAATGGTTGGGCTTGGCACTACATCAATTTTGATACTGATGCAAGGCTTGAAGATTTGATGCGGAAAGCATCAAGCGAAAGAAAAGGACTTTGGGAATGTGGGGCTGAAAAAGTTTGTCCGCCCTGGCTATTCAGAAAGTATAATTCAAAAAACAGATACAGGTTTTGTAAAGGCTGTATCGCAACAAAAAAGTAATTACTAACAATTTAAATAAATAACAAAATGGCAAGATTAAAAGGCTTACTAAAAATAGAAGGTACATTGGATAACCTTACCTTCTACAAAACACAGGATGGACATCTTGTGAAAACAAAAAGTGGTGTATCTGGTGACAGAATAGCCAATGATCCTAACTTCCAACGTACCCGTGAAAACGGTAGCGAATTTGGAAGCTCTGCAAGTGCTGGAAAATTACTCCGCAATGCTGTTCGTAATTTGATGATGAACGCAAGTGACAACCGTGTTACCAGTCGTTTAACGCAAATAATGACACAGATTAAAAACTACGATGCCACTTCTCCAAGAGGTGAAAGAAATGTAGGTATCGGAATTGCGGACCCGATGGCACAAGCCTTATTGAAAGGTTTTGATTTCAATGATAGTGCAACTTTGGGTAGTGTTGTATTTGCTCCGTTCACTGTAAACACTGGTACTGGTGATATTGCTTTTCCTGCATTCACTCCTATCAATGATATTTACTACCCTACTGGAGCAACCCACGTTAGTTTTAAATCTGCGTTTGCTGATGTGGATTTTGTAAACAACGTGAGTGCAATTGAATACAGCCCTGTGCAAAATTTGCCAATTGATGGTACAAACACTCCTATCAATTTACTTCCTGCCGGTGTTCCAGCAGGTGCAGGTACAAAACTTTATTTCTTGACAATAGAGTTTTTCCAAGAGGTAAACGGTATTCAATACCCGTTAAAAAATGGTGCTTACAACGTGTTAAACATTGTTGAATTAGCCTAATAGCTTTCTTTCTTATCGGTTAAATAGAAGCCCTGCCCTTGTGGTGGGGCTTCTTGTTTTAAAGCAATAGCAAAGCCCTAAAAGGGCAATGCTGAAAGCTCACGAACACCTGATGGATAGCACCAAACGAAACAACCACAAGGAAGCTGATAAACCTTGATGCCAAAAACTGGCTGATGGGCTAACCGAGACCTGCGGATGTAACGCTGATAAGCAAAAGGTGAAAGCTGCAAGTGCTGATGGAGAACCTGCGGAGTAAAAGGACAAATGCCTAACTGGCTGCCTGCTGAAATACGTGGATGATTTTGCATAATGAAATAATTTATATGCTTCTCACAGCAAGGGGGATAAAAAAACCAAAAGGAAACGGAATAAATGAAAGCCTTGTGCGGTGGGTCTGTGTTTATGCCGTAGTCTTTTGGTTTTTTTAGTGTTGGCTTTGTGCGTCTGCCCCCCTTGCTACTTTTGCATATAAATTTTTTATGGTGCAAAAGCATTTCCCCAGGTTATGGCAGCCAATACGGCTACCTTTTAAAGTGCCTGTACATCATTGCTTTTTTTACATCGGCTAAGAGTGCCAATGTTTCGTACATCTGCTTTTCTTTTCGTTCTATCAGCTTTACTTTATGGACATCTTGCACAAAGGCATATTTATCTTTGCTGACTGCTTCGGCTTGTGCCTTAATGGTGCTTTTAAAATCACTGATGCGGATAAATGGAATAACTGAACCAGTAAGGAACTGATGAAAATGCTTTGCCTTCCATAAGCCGAAAGAAAGGGTTTTGTAAAAATCCATATCATCTGAATTTTTGCAGGAAATTACAAAGCAATTTGGGCAAGGCTTTTCAAGTGGTTTGCCACTATTTAAACCTTTGCATAAAATGTAAACATCAAAATCGCTTGTTTGATTTTTTGGATTGAATGTGTGAATTTTTGGACTGTGCATAATACTTGCTTTAAAGTTTGTATCTGCTTTTGCCCTTGCCTGTGCTGTGCTTCGCTTACGCTCCGCAACACATATATAATTTGACAAAGAAAAATAACAGAAAAAAAAGAAAGCATTCTGATAGGTGGCGTGGCTAAAAAACCAAAAGGAAACGGAATAAGTCCCGAAGGGTGAAAGGCAAATACCAATAAAAATAAAAGATTATTTGCCTTTCATTATGCCGTAGTCTTTTGGTTTTATCAGCGTGGGCTTGTGTGAGCCACCTAATTTTGCTGCACTTTTTATTTTTATTTTTTTATCCTCTTTTCAAAACTGTATTCAGGATTTCAATAAAAATTCCACTGATAAAAACCGATTGGCTTAAATCAAAATCACTATTCAAAAAACGAAATGTCTTTAGTGCGTTGGATTGGGGCTATATGTCGCAGAAAAAATAAAGCATACCATACTGTAGTAGCGTAGGGAAAAAGCAAGTGTATGACTGAATGGAATGTTGCAAAAAGTGCGGAGGTGCTTGGAGTGGCTTGTAGCTTTTGCTTTTGTGTGATTGCGTTTTTTGTAAATTGTTTCAACACAAAAAACATTGTAGCTGTGGCAAAGCAAAAGCCAAGACACGGAAAGCAAAGGGTTGGTTTTGCAATATGGAATGAGGGAATACTCTTGCTGTGCGGTGCAAAATAAATGGTGAAATGAATGGAAGTGTAATGTAGTGGAAGGTAGTGTAGCGAAGCGAAACGCTGTAACGAAATGGAACTGGAATGAATGAACCTTTTATTGCACATTGCCATCAACAACTAATGCTTTATTTTTTTCTGCACCGCTGAAAAGGGTGGTTGGGGTGTGTGGCTTTACTCACTGCTTTTCTATTTTTTTATTGGAGTTCGTGAATTTGCTTCGCTGCATTTGGGGGGCTGTGCGTTGGGAGAAAAGACGGCTTCCATTTTATCAAAATGGCTATGGTATTGGCTATTTAACATAATGTTATTATGTGACAGCCTGTGCGGTTGGATGCTTGCATAAGCGATGGCAAAAGGCTGTGCGTAGCGAACACATAATGCCACATTATGTTATTTAGCTTCAGGCAGTTTTTATACTGGCATAAGCGGAACGGTGGTGGTGGTTGGAGTGTAGCGTTTTTTTTTGCTATGCTGTGTGTGGGCTTGGCTCTTTGGCTGTGGAGCAAAGCGGAACAGGCAATGTGCCAAATGCTTGGGGAGCATAGCCACAAAAAATATGACAGTTAAAAACTGACTGCAATACCATAGAGTGCTTTGAAGCGTTTGCCTTGTGTGGTGGCAAAGCACTAAGCCGTCTTTTCTGTGCGGTGAGAGTAGGTTAAAACCTCATCTTCTGTATTCTAACTGCATTCAGTATTGCTAATAGTGCTACACCAACATCTGCAAAAACTGCTTCCCACATTGTTGCTAACCCACCTGCACCTAATACCAATACAATTGCTTTTACTGCAAACGCCAATGTGATATTTTGCCAAACAATCTTTTTTGTTTGCTTGCCTATGTTTATTGCCATTGCAATTTTACTGGGCTTGTCATCTTGTATTACTACATCAGCAGTTTCAATTGTTGCATCACTTCCTAAGCCGCCCATTGCAATGCCTACATTACTTAACGCTACTACTGGTGCATCATTTACGCCATCGCCTACAAAGGCTACGGTTTCGTTTCGGTCTTTTATTTCTTTTACTTTATTCACTTTGTCTTCGGGTAATAAATCACCAAAGGCATTATCAATACCTAATTTATCTGCAACAAATTTTACTACGTTTGTTTTATCGCCACTTAGCATAGTGGTTTTTACATTCATGCTGTGCAGCTTGTTTACAGCTTCCTGTGCATCTTCTTTAATACTGTCGGCAATGGTGAGATAACCTGCAAATTTTTTGTCGTAAGCAATGGCTATTAAAGTGTAAACAATTGTGTTTGGGTCAATGTCGTATTTGATAGAAAATTTATCCATCAATTTGAAATTACCTACCAATAATTCTTTGCCGTTTACTTCGGCTTTTAATCCATGCCCAGCAATTTCTTCTACTGCATTTAATTTTATTTCTGTGTTGATATTGCCAACGTGTTGATGAATGGCTGTTGCAACGGGATGTGTGCTTTGGCTTTCTAAAACATTTATCATTTGCAGGATTTCGTCTTTATTAAATTCAGGTTTTATAACTACTTCCTGCACTTTAAAAACGCCTTCGGTCATAGTTCCTGTTTTGTCCATCACTACATTTTGAATGTTTGCAATGATGTCTAAAAAGTTACTGCCTTTAAAAAGTATTCCATTTTTGCTGGCAGCACCGATGCCAC from Bacteroidota bacterium encodes:
- a CDS encoding thermonuclease family protein, whose amino-acid sequence is MKKIIVSVLFLTAFTAAFSQEEARVMKVKDGDTYVLKTTAKEHTIRLLNVDAPELNQHWGFNSWLNVKALILGKVVKFEVLKTDVYGRELAMVYVDGQRLDEILIANGWAWHYINFDTDARLEDLMRKASSERKGLWECGAEKVCPPWLFRKYNSKNRYRFCKGCIATKK
- a CDS encoding type II toxin-antitoxin system HipA family toxin, whose translation is MMNTAFVKIWGELVGAVAWDQSSGIATFEYDNNFKKLNWDLSPLKMPIQFPKNIFNFPELKLSKNTAFDTFKGLPGLLADVLPDKYGNQLIDIWLAQNGRATNSMNPVEMLCFIGTRGMGALEFEPAAFKEGKRTFTIEMESLVDQAKKLLSQKTSFTANFKKEEEQAIVEILKIGTSAGGARPKAVIAYNEKTAEVRSGQTNAPKGFEHWLLKLDGVNDVQVGSTSGYGRVEMAYYNMALACGIEMMPSMLLEENERAHFMTKRFDRENGDIKHHIQTFCAMSHFDYNVVTSFSYEQLFQTMRELKLSYVEAEQLFRRMVFNVISRNCDDHTKNFAFRLKKDCQWELAPAYDLCHTYNPNHQWVSQHALSINGKRKGITKGDLITIGKSIKCKQAISIIDEIETTVLNWKKFAKETGVAVKLTNAIDKTIQEWN
- a CDS encoding helix-turn-helix transcriptional regulator; this translates as MKTFSTINWNSLSDKALAEHIGRFIKEKRMEQNKTQDTLATAAGISRSTLSLLEKGEVVTIATLLQVLRVLDQLPILEVFTVQPIVSPIQLAKQELKKRKRASGSTKSSNSTSSW